In one Dermatophilaceae bacterium Sec6.4 genomic region, the following are encoded:
- a CDS encoding LysR family transcriptional regulator, with the protein MRRKPGVGGSVELNLTEVMSWTVLAREGHYGRAADELHVSTSCLSKRIQRLECQLGTALVERGPGGVLAITGPGQLFAIRAERLLDDARRLARSAQEPAAPVVVGVPGFDGARVLERWARHQPRAVQDTLTTFVCWVGIAFDQLDVALPNKRVDIMLTAGASSQPGTVSTRLWPMTRVGLVARSHPLSDRRTVPVEQFATLPLLRSASAPPDWMSLWCLGDVRPMDEAHVVEVAPRAMSDVLGRVARGTVVAVSHPLLAAVLPPPVSCVRLEGVPPAWYFAHTRRDEPRRVVNEVLRVLEAMPARSLA; encoded by the coding sequence ATGAGGCGCAAGCCTGGAGTCGGGGGAAGCGTGGAACTCAACCTCACCGAGGTCATGAGTTGGACGGTCCTGGCTCGCGAGGGCCACTACGGTCGAGCCGCCGATGAGCTGCATGTGTCGACGTCGTGCCTGTCCAAGCGGATCCAGCGACTCGAGTGCCAACTGGGGACTGCGCTGGTCGAGCGGGGGCCGGGTGGCGTACTGGCCATCACCGGCCCCGGCCAACTCTTCGCCATCAGAGCCGAACGGCTGCTCGATGACGCACGACGACTGGCGCGATCGGCACAGGAGCCCGCCGCGCCGGTCGTCGTCGGCGTGCCCGGGTTCGACGGCGCCCGGGTGCTGGAGCGCTGGGCCCGGCATCAACCGCGAGCCGTGCAGGACACCCTCACGACATTTGTGTGCTGGGTCGGGATCGCGTTCGATCAGCTCGACGTCGCTTTGCCGAACAAGCGTGTCGACATCATGCTGACGGCCGGTGCATCGAGCCAGCCGGGGACGGTGTCCACCCGGCTGTGGCCAATGACGCGGGTCGGCCTGGTGGCCAGATCACACCCGCTGAGCGACCGTCGGACGGTGCCCGTGGAGCAGTTCGCGACCCTTCCGCTGCTGCGTTCTGCCTCCGCTCCCCCCGATTGGATGTCGCTGTGGTGTCTTGGCGATGTGCGTCCCATGGACGAAGCACACGTGGTCGAGGTCGCACCCCGGGCGATGTCCGACGTCCTGGGCAGGGTCGCCCGCGGAACCGTCGTGGCCGTCAGTCACCCTCTCCTCGCCGCGGTCCTGCCTCCTCCGGTGTCCTGCGTGCGGCTCGAAGGGGTGCCACCTGCGTGGTACTTCGCTCACACCCGACGAGACGAACCGAGGCGCGTGGTGAACGAGGTCCTGCGAGTGCTTGAGGCAATGCCTGCGCGCTCACTTGCCTGA
- a CDS encoding AAA family ATPase, with amino-acid sequence MDEEWLAPTPVRRVEAQPDAVIEPSWVTALPPVRQLLADGLDLARATVLVGENGTGKSTLAEAIAMAYGMNGEGGSTGAMRTTWTSESSLHEWLRVLRGPGASRWGHFIRAETMHGLFTFLDSTRNPRLTRDPEFHPLSHGEAFRTLFETSRFRGDGFYVLDEPEAGLSFTTQLRLVGELMGMLNSDGVQVLIATHSPIIAALPGATLLELDDRGYHECAWEELELVAHYRSFCDAPQRYLRHFGV; translated from the coding sequence GTGGATGAGGAGTGGCTGGCGCCGACTCCGGTGCGGCGCGTCGAGGCGCAACCGGATGCCGTCATCGAGCCCAGCTGGGTGACCGCGCTCCCGCCGGTCCGCCAACTGCTGGCTGACGGTCTCGACCTGGCCAGAGCGACTGTGTTGGTGGGTGAGAACGGCACCGGCAAGTCCACCCTGGCTGAGGCGATCGCCATGGCCTACGGAATGAACGGCGAGGGCGGCTCGACCGGTGCCATGCGCACGACATGGACGAGCGAGTCGTCATTGCACGAGTGGCTGCGGGTCCTCCGTGGGCCGGGCGCGTCACGGTGGGGACACTTCATCCGGGCCGAGACGATGCACGGGTTGTTCACCTTTCTGGACAGCACGCGTAACCCGCGTCTCACCCGTGATCCGGAGTTCCACCCGCTCAGCCATGGTGAAGCATTCCGCACCTTGTTCGAGACGAGTCGGTTTCGCGGTGACGGGTTCTACGTGCTGGACGAGCCCGAGGCGGGGCTCTCGTTCACCACGCAGTTACGGCTTGTCGGTGAGTTGATGGGCATGCTCAACAGCGATGGCGTCCAGGTGCTCATCGCCACGCACTCACCCATCATTGCGGCCCTACCCGGTGCGACGTTGCTGGAGCTGGATGACCGCGGTTACCACGAATGTGCCTGGGAGGAGCTGGAGTTGGTGGCGCACTACCGCAGTTTCTGCGACGCGCCACAGCGCTACCTCCGGCATTTTGGGGTTTGA